The Tistrella bauzanensis genomic interval CCTGCGTGCTGCTGGCCCGGATGGCCGGCGCCCATGTGATCGCGGCGGCGGGATCGGCCGGGAAATGCCGGCGGCTGGAAGCGCTGGGCGCGCATGAGACCATCGATTATTCGGTGGAGACCATCGACGCCTATACCCGGTCCAGAACCGGGTCGCTGTTCCGGGGCGGCGGCTATGAGGTGGTGGTCAACTTCACCGGCGGCGACAGTTGGGTGCCGTCGCTGCGGTCGGTGAAGCGCGGCGGGCGGCTGCTGACCTGCGGCGCCACCGCCGGCTATGCACCACCCACCGATATCCGCTTCATCTTCATGGCCGAGATGTCGATCCTGGGCTCGACCGGCTTCACCCGCGACGACATCGCGGCCTGTCTGGATCTGGTCGCGGATGGCAGGCTCGACCCGGTGATCGACCGGATCCTGCCCCTGTCCGAGGGTCGCGAGGCAGTGCGGCTGCTGGAGGATCGCGAGGTTTTCGGCAAGGTGATCGTCAGGCCAGACCTGGATGATGCCGGCGCCATCGGCACGGGTGCGGCATGACCGGTGACATCCTGAACCAGACCGATCCGGCGCCGCTGCCATTGCCCCCCTTCCATGGCGCGGCCGATGTCGCCGCGATGGAGCGCCGGCCGATCGAGGACTACCTGACCGGGGGCACGGTCACCGCCGTGCTGGCCTATGCCGCAGGCCGCTTCGCTGATCGGGTCGCCATGCGCTATCTTGAGGCGCCGGCCGATCTGTCGCGGCCCCTGGTCGAGATCGGGTTCGCCGGGCTGTTCGACCGGGTGATGCGGGCATCGGCTCTGTTCCAGAGCCTGGGCGTGGGACGTGGCGGGGTTGTCGCCACCCTGTTGAGCGGCCTGCCCCAGACCCTGGAGATCGCCTGGGGTGCCGCCGATGCCGGCATCATGATGCCGGTCAACCCGTTCCTCGATCCGGACATCATCGGCGCGATGCTGGCACGGGCCGGCGCCTCTGTGCTGTGCATCGAAGGGCCGTCCGGCCATGACGGCACCTGGGAGAAGCTGCCTGCGATCCTGGCCGCTGCGCCCTGCATCCGCCATGTGCTGGTGGTGGGCGAGGGCGCTGGGGATGCGGGCGACGGCCTTGCCCGCCATTACGAGCCCCTGCGCGATGCCGTGCCCCCGGCGGCGGTCAGCCGGTCCGGCGCGCCGGCGCCCCAGGATATCGCCGCCTATTTCCACACCGGCGGCACCACCGGCCAGCCGAAGATCGCCCGCCTGACCCATCACAACATCGCCTGCATGTGTGTGATCGCCGGCTTCGGAGCCGGGCTCCGGGCCGGTGATGTGGTGGCCAACGGCATGCCGCTGTTCCATGTCGGCGGGCTGATGATGGGCGGATTCACGCCCATTGCCCATGGCTGCACCATCGTGCAACTGGGGCGGCGCGGCTATCGCGACCCGGCGGTGATGGCGGGCCTGTGGGCGATCGTCGGCGCTATGCGGCCGGATGTGATGATCGGCCCACCGACCGTGGTTGCGGCCGCCACCCAGAGCTTCGATGGTCTGGCAGGTGCGACCGGTGTCCGCGGCTGGATTTCCTCGGCATCGGCCCTGCCGGTCGAGGTGCAGCGCCGCTTCACTGCCCGCACCGGCATTCCGATCCGGCAGGCCTGGGGGCTGACCGAGGCAACCCTGGTGCTGACCTATATGCCGGCTTCGGGCGATCCGGTGCCGGGGCTGGTCGGGCTGTGCATGCCCTGGTGCAGGCTGAAGGCGGTGCGCCTGACACCCGACGGGCGGATCGCGCAGGAGATGCCGGCAGGGCAGCCGGGCACGATCATCGCGCGGTCTCCCGCCCTGTTCGCCGGCTATCTCGACCCGGCGGCCAATGCCGGTGTCCTGCTGCCTGATGGCTGGCTGAACACCGGTGATATCGGCCTGATCGATGCCGAAGGCTTCGTGGCGATCACCGGCCGCGACAAGGACGTCATCATCCGCGGCGGGCACAATATCGATCCGGCGATGATCGAGGAGCCGCTGAATGCCCATCCAGATGTGGCGCTGGGGGCCGCGGTCGGCCAGCCCGATGGCCGGGTCGGCGAGGTGCCGGTCGCCTTCGTGATGCTGAAGGCGGGGGTCGATCGCGATCCGGCGGCGCTGCTGCGCGAGGTGGCGGCGCTGATCCCCGAACGCGCGGCGATCCCCCGATGGATCCGCATTCTGCCCCGGCTGCCGATGACCGCGGTCGGCAAGGTCCACAAGCCGACCTTGCGGCGCGAGGCCGCCCGCCTGGCCGCCGCCGCCCTGCTCGCCATTCCCGAAGACCGGATCACGGCCGATGACGGTGATGGCGGGCGCATCCGCATCGGATTGCCGTTGAACGCGCAGGCGCCGGCCTTTGCGGAGGCGCGCGATCTGCTCGCCGAACTGGGCCTCGACGCAGCGGCAAACCCGCCCACCGATGCCGCCACCACGGCGATCCTCGATATCGACCATCTGATGGTTCGTGCCGGTGATGCGGTTGCCGCCGGCGACGGCTTCGCGCGGCTGGGCTTCACCGTCACCGCCCGGTCCGACATGCCCGGCCTGTGCAACCGGCTGATCTGCTTCGATGCCCTGATCGACGGTGCCTGCAACTATATCGAGATCATGGAGCTGACCGATCCGGCCAAGGCGCCGCCGCCGATGCCCCGGGTTCTGGACGCGCCCGACGGGCCGGTCTCGACCGTGATGAGCACGACCGATGCCGACCGGACCGCGCGGCACCTGCAGGCGCTGGGCATGCGCCTGCCGCCGCCGCTCCGCATCACCCGCGACTGGCCGATTGGTGGCGGGCAGGTGATATCGCCATCCTTCCGCGTGGTGATCCCCGAGCCGGGGCAGGCGCCGTACTACTGGAATGCCTGCCAGCATCTGACGCCCTGGCATTACATCCGGCCGGAGGTCATCACCCATCCCAACCATGCCCGCCAGATGGTGGCGGTGATTGCCTGTGCCGCCGACCCGAAGACGGCGGCACAGGCCTATGGCGCGGCCTGGATGGCCCGGATCGAGGGCACCGACCCGGTTTCGGTGCGCGTGGGTGGTGACACGATGCCCGGCGGCGCATCTGCGGCCGGACATGTGGCGCTGACGATCTACAGCCCGGCGGCCCTGGCCCGTGCCTTTCCGGGTGCCTTTCCGGGGGGATCGGTCGCAGCCGGTCCTGCCCGGCTGACCGGCTTCGTGGTCTCGACCGACGATATCGAGGCCAGTTTCGCCTGGCTTGCCGCTGCTGGTGCCGCGCCGGAGCGCTGCGACCGCGGCCTGTTCGTGCGGCCGGAACACGCACGGGGCTGCCTGATGATCTTCGAGGCGATCGATGACTGACGAGGCGACATCTTCCGGCCCAGGTTCACCCCGTTCTGGCCCACCCGGCCTGCGGCTGATCGACATCACCGGCTGGCTGGGGGCCGTGGCCATCCTGCTGATGGCGGTGCATGTCTGCATCGATGTGCTGGCGCGCAATCTGGCAGACATGCCGCTGACCGGCACCACCGAGGTCGTGTCCTATTGGTATATGGTGGCGATCGTGTTCTGCACGCTGGGCGGGGTTCAGGCCCGCAACGCCCATATCCGGGTCGATCTGGTCAATATCGCCATCGGGCGGTGGCGGTCGGCGGCGCGGATCGACGGCGTCCTGTCGGCAATGACCGCGCTGCTGTTCCTGGCCGCCTGTCTGGGCCTCATGCTTTATACCGCCGATCAGGCGCTGACCGCCACCTTGCGCGCCGAGCGGGTTGAATTCACCAGCCACGCCCTGCCGGTCTGGCCCGGCCGCTGGCTGGTGCCGCTGGGGTTCGCGCTGACCGGCTGGGTATCGGCATCGGATCTGGCCCGGGCGATCCGGCTGATCATCACCGGTCATGTCCCGGCGGCGCAGGGTGCCCGATGAGCCCGGTGCTGCAAGGCTGCCTGACATTGCTGGCGATCGTGGTCCTGATCGGCCTGCGGGTGCCGGTGGGACTGGTGCTGGGGCTTTGCGCCTTCATCGGCACGGCAGCGCTGCTGCCCCTGCCGGCGGCGATCAGCGTCATGGGCCGCGTGCCTTATGAATTTACCGCCAGTTGGGAATTCTCGGCGGTGCCGCTGTTCCTGCTGATGGGCAACATCGCCTGGCGCAGCGGCCTCACCGACGGCCTGTTCCGGATGTTCGAACTGGGGCTGGCGCGGCTGCCGGGCGGGCTTGCGGTGGCCACCAATTTTGCCGCCGCAGGCTTTGGCGCCGCATCCGGGTCCAGCCTGGCCACCACGGTCTCGATCGGGCGGATCGCCATTCCGCAGATGCTGAAGAGCGGCTATCAGCCGGCGCTGGCCGCCGGGGTCTGCGCCTGTTCGGGCACACTGGCGGCGCTGATCCCGCCCTCGATCCCGCTGATCGTCTACGGCATCCTGGCGGAACAATCGGTGGCGCGGCTGTTCTTCGCCGGCATCGTGCCGGGCATCCTGACTGCCATCGCCTATACCGTGATGATCGTGCTGCGTTGCAGGCTCACCCCCGGTCTGGCGCCGGCGGCAAGGGTCGTGGCACAGCCGGGCGAGATTCGCGGCCTGCTCGGGTCCACCTGGCCGTTGCCGGTGCTGGCGGTGCTGGTGCTGGGCGGTATCTATGGCGGCTGGTTCTCGCCCGCCGAGGCGGGCGGCGTCGGCGCGATCCTGGCCATGCTCTTCGCTGGTCTGCAAGGGCGGTTGCGGGTGGCGATGCTGTGGCAGGCCTGCGTGGATGCCGCCCGAACCACGGCGGTGATCCTGTTCATCGCCATCGGCGCCTTCATGCTGACCCGTTATCTGACCCTGACCGGCCTGCCGGCCGCGGTCGCCACCACGGTTGCGGCACTTGACCTGTCACCGGTGCTGATGCTGGCGGCGATGGCGGTGGTGTTCCTGGTGCTCGGCATGTTCCTCGACCCGTTCGGAGTGATGCTGATTTCGATTTCGGTGCTGCTGCCGCTGTTCGAGCGGCTTGGCTATGACCTGATCTGGGTCGGCATCATCGTGGTCAAATATATCGAAATCGGCCTGATGACCCCGCCGGTCGGGCTGAATGTCTTCGCGGTCCGCTCGATCGCGCCCGACATCAGTCTGCCGGTCATCTTCAAGGGCGTGCTGTAGTTTCTGCTGGCCGAGGCAGTGGTGATGATCCTGCTGCTCGGCTTCCCCGGCCTCACACTCTGGCTGCCCGGCCTGTTGATCTGACGGAGACCCCGATGACCTTCGACGACCTGACATCCCTGATCGCCTCGGCCGAATTCCACAAGACCCTGAAGGTCAGACCGGTCGAGGCCGATGCCGAACGCGGCATCGTGGTGCTGCATCTGGGCTTCGACCCGGCCTATACCATCTTTGCCAAAGCCGGCAATTATCATGGCGGCGTCACCGCCTCGCTGGTCGATGTGGCCGGCGCCATGGCCTGTTCGGTGATGCTGGGCTATCCGACGCCCACCATCAATCTGCGGATCGACTATATGCAGGCGCCGCGCAAGGTGGATCTCATCGCCCGCGGCGAGGTGCGCCGCATCGGCAAGGCGATCGGTGTCGCCGACGTCACGATCAGCGATGCCGAGGGCAAGGTCTATGTCATCGGTCGTGGCACCTTCAGCACCAGTGATCCGCGCGCCCCGCTGATGACGCCGGGCTGAGGATGCGGCG includes:
- a CDS encoding TRAP transporter small permease subunit, whose protein sequence is MTDEATSSGPGSPRSGPPGLRLIDITGWLGAVAILLMAVHVCIDVLARNLADMPLTGTTEVVSYWYMVAIVFCTLGGVQARNAHIRVDLVNIAIGRWRSAARIDGVLSAMTALLFLAACLGLMLYTADQALTATLRAERVEFTSHALPVWPGRWLVPLGFALTGWVSASDLARAIRLIITGHVPAAQGAR
- a CDS encoding AMP-binding protein encodes the protein MTGDILNQTDPAPLPLPPFHGAADVAAMERRPIEDYLTGGTVTAVLAYAAGRFADRVAMRYLEAPADLSRPLVEIGFAGLFDRVMRASALFQSLGVGRGGVVATLLSGLPQTLEIAWGAADAGIMMPVNPFLDPDIIGAMLARAGASVLCIEGPSGHDGTWEKLPAILAAAPCIRHVLVVGEGAGDAGDGLARHYEPLRDAVPPAAVSRSGAPAPQDIAAYFHTGGTTGQPKIARLTHHNIACMCVIAGFGAGLRAGDVVANGMPLFHVGGLMMGGFTPIAHGCTIVQLGRRGYRDPAVMAGLWAIVGAMRPDVMIGPPTVVAAATQSFDGLAGATGVRGWISSASALPVEVQRRFTARTGIPIRQAWGLTEATLVLTYMPASGDPVPGLVGLCMPWCRLKAVRLTPDGRIAQEMPAGQPGTIIARSPALFAGYLDPAANAGVLLPDGWLNTGDIGLIDAEGFVAITGRDKDVIIRGGHNIDPAMIEEPLNAHPDVALGAAVGQPDGRVGEVPVAFVMLKAGVDRDPAALLREVAALIPERAAIPRWIRILPRLPMTAVGKVHKPTLRREAARLAAAALLAIPEDRITADDGDGGRIRIGLPLNAQAPAFAEARDLLAELGLDAAANPPTDAATTAILDIDHLMVRAGDAVAAGDGFARLGFTVTARSDMPGLCNRLICFDALIDGACNYIEIMELTDPAKAPPPMPRVLDAPDGPVSTVMSTTDADRTARHLQALGMRLPPPLRITRDWPIGGGQVISPSFRVVIPEPGQAPYYWNACQHLTPWHYIRPEVITHPNHARQMVAVIACAADPKTAAQAYGAAWMARIEGTDPVSVRVGGDTMPGGASAAGHVALTIYSPAALARAFPGAFPGGSVAAGPARLTGFVVSTDDIEASFAWLAAAGAAPERCDRGLFVRPEHARGCLMIFEAIDD
- a CDS encoding PaaI family thioesterase, coding for MTFDDLTSLIASAEFHKTLKVRPVEADAERGIVVLHLGFDPAYTIFAKAGNYHGGVTASLVDVAGAMACSVMLGYPTPTINLRIDYMQAPRKVDLIARGEVRRIGKAIGVADVTISDAEGKVYVIGRGTFSTSDPRAPLMTPG
- a CDS encoding zinc-binding dehydrogenase yields the protein MKAVYFEAHGPLDALVYGEIDDPVVPDGWVKVRVGACALNYLDVFSRRGMPGIKVELPGITGGDCAGTIAALGAGVDGWEVGARVLINPAHVDDTSGHFEMMGETRRGAMAEYCVCRAEQLIAIPDTVGDDAAAALPVAYGTAYRMLFTRGKLQPGERVLILGASGGVGTACVLLARMAGAHVIAAAGSAGKCRRLEALGAHETIDYSVETIDAYTRSRTGSLFRGGGYEVVVNFTGGDSWVPSLRSVKRGGRLLTCGATAGYAPPTDIRFIFMAEMSILGSTGFTRDDIAACLDLVADGRLDPVIDRILPLSEGREAVRLLEDREVFGKVIVRPDLDDAGAIGTGAA
- a CDS encoding TRAP transporter large permease — encoded protein: MSPVLQGCLTLLAIVVLIGLRVPVGLVLGLCAFIGTAALLPLPAAISVMGRVPYEFTASWEFSAVPLFLLMGNIAWRSGLTDGLFRMFELGLARLPGGLAVATNFAAAGFGAASGSSLATTVSIGRIAIPQMLKSGYQPALAAGVCACSGTLAALIPPSIPLIVYGILAEQSVARLFFAGIVPGILTAIAYTVMIVLRCRLTPGLAPAARVVAQPGEIRGLLGSTWPLPVLAVLVLGGIYGGWFSPAEAGGVGAILAMLFAGLQGRLRVAMLWQACVDAARTTAVILFIAIGAFMLTRYLTLTGLPAAVATTVAALDLSPVLMLAAMAVVFLVLGMFLDPFGVMLISISVLLPLFERLGYDLIWVGIIVVKYIEIGLMTPPVGLNVFAVRSIAPDISLPVIFKGVL